In Setaria italica strain Yugu1 chromosome IX, Setaria_italica_v2.0, whole genome shotgun sequence, the genomic stretch CCCCTGCACACGGCAGTCGACGATGCGATTCTCTTCTTGCAGTCGTCCTTCTCGGCCGCATTCTCACTATGATAGAGTGTTGTGCTCGTGAATGCCAAAAATGGAGATGGTCGCGCTCGTGGTCGCCGCAAACAGTGGCAGTTGCGCACGTTGACGAGATGATTCATCACGGCGGAGACTGCGATGTAGCAGGCACAAGACGGGGACACCGAGACTTCTGCCCTCTCGCTAAAAACTTTAGCCTTGATGCTTCCAGTGAGGTGCCCATGGCGACCTAGAGCGCTGCGATCGCAGCGGCGGCCTCAATGTAGTGTCCGATTCGTAGCCTTGTCTCTCACGCCAACTACTGGGAATCACCGTTAACCCTCCACCACCAGGCGTCGTACCGGTGTTCGTTTACATTGCTACCCACCGAAATCCCGCCACCAGTGTTCAAGTCGAAGCGGTAATCCAGATTAGCAGTCACAGATCCAGGGTAACGGCAGCCGATCGATCACCTTGACCGAATGATACAAGCTGCAGTACCCTTCTCGTCAATTGCCGATTCTTTTTTGCTGGTCATACATGATGAGCTATTGAGGACAAGCAATCCGCCATAGGAGAGAGAAGGCCTCATGTGATAAGCATTTTCTGATTACGTTACCTCACACGAAACAAACAAAGAGAGTATTGAGTTAATTTGTATCAGATTCCACTGCTTTCTGTTATCGTTATCGTTTGCATTACAATTTCTCAACCAAACGGCACCGTACTGTCATCGGTTACATCTTGGAAGTGACTTAAAGGTGATATGCAATATCTTACATCACCTGTTCCGTCACTTCCGTGTATGTATATGTTGCTATGGGAGTCAAAAATTTTTTTGATGTTATATTTGTGCTTTGTTTTGACACTATAAGTAAATCTCAGTGAGTCTTAAAATAGCACTTCCATAGCAAACGTACACACACGTAAAATCTCGGTGCTTTGACACGTATGTTGTTAATATGAATACCATATTTTTCATATTGAAAATCTTTTGTCACCCGTAGCAACGTCACATACATAAACCTAATAAACCTAATATTAGTAAATAAAAGCAGCAGTAATAATGCATGAGTTAGATGCACCCACGAAACAGGAGACGTGCATAAGTTGGATGAGCTTTCTCTGCAATAATTGCATAGAGATTCACTCACTGACGCGTGGGCCTGATGCCAAAGGATCCACGCATTAATGCGCAGGTCCATTTCTACAGAGGAACTAATTCAGCCTCCGTGACTCCGTCTATCGTTGCTCTGCTCTTGCTCCGTATGTTGCTCGCTGCTCGCTCCAAGCCTCCCTCCTGGCCCCTTCCAACAAGTCCTGCCGTGTCGACTGGCTGGCTCGTTTCGGCCGGCGGCCACGTCGCGAGTTCCCGCGCGtggtgccgtgccgtgccatgGTTTGAAGAAAGCTAGCTGTGCGCCTGTGCCTTGTCTGTTGTACACTGGGCGCGCGCCCTCTCATATAGGAAAGTACGTGCGTCTCCACTACTGATCCGCCATTCCAGGGCGCCAACCCCTCCAAGATCCGACTTCTCCGGCCGCTCCACCCAATTTCGTCCTCCTCCCTGGTCTCCCTCCCCGCCTCCCGATCTCGACATGAGCGACGCCACCAcggcccccgccgtcgccgccggagccggagaccccgccgtcgacgccgccgcgcacaAGCCGgtcgccccgtcgccggagacCACCCGTCGGGGCGGCAGCTCCGTGGTCGCCGCCATCAGCcaggcggcgcagcagcagcagcagcagcagtcgcgGCTGGACGACGACCAGCTGGCGGAGCTCCGGGAGATCTTCCGCTCCTTCGACCGCAACGCCGACGGCAGCCTGACGCAGCTGGAGCTGGGGTCCCTGCTCCGGTCCCTCGGCCTCACGCCTAGCGCCGACCAGCTCGACGCGCTCATCACCCGCGCCGATACCAACTCCAACGGCCTCGTCGAGTTCTCCGAGTTCGTCGCGCTCGTGGCCCCCGACCTCCTCGCCGACAGTTCCCCATACTCCGAGGACCAGCTCCGCAGGCTCTTCGCCATCTTCGACCGCGACGGCAACGGGTTCATCACCGCGGCCGAGCTCGCGCACTCCATGGCCAGGCTCGGCCACGCGCTCACCGTCAAGGAGCTCACGGGGATGATCAAGGAGGCCGACACCGACGGCGACGGGCGCATCAACTTCCAGGAGTTCTCGCgcgccatcaccgccgccgcgttcgACAACATCTTCTCCTGACCGACCGACAGAGATTCCCACGATCCGCATGGGTGTCGATCGTCGATTCATACCTTGATCATGTCAGTTTTcactttgttcttcttcttttggggAGATTAATTTAGGAAGGTATAGATGAGGTGTGGTGTTCTTGTGAAtaacagaacaaaaaaaaagagaatcaGTTTAGGGACAAATTACATGCATGATTGAATGTGTTCATCCATTTCCGTCAGTGTTTGCTTGCAGTCATGGAGTGCATATGTCTCTTGCATATTTGCATGGCATAGTTTAGTTCCTCTCTGGCCAAGGATGATAAGATGTCAGCATGATCGTCCTGGTGTGAATCCTTGCTTCTTGTTCGTCGTCCTGGATTATCTTCTCGAATGATTGAGCCTATGTCTGGCAATCATTACCCTTTATGCTCGGCTCAAGTTATTGAAGCATTAACTTAAAAAAAGTTATTGAAACATTGACACTTTCTTAAGAAAGAACACGTAGGCTCTCCTCGAACTTGGTTGGTGGAGTTTGTTATTAGCTTTGGACAACCAGGCAAGCAAGCAATCATGCGTGGGGTGGTACGTGTTGATCAGAATCCAAATGGCAAGAAAAGTCTCGAAACTAAACATCTGCAAAGTTCCAAATGAAAAGTTCAAACCTTTTGCAGAGTCTGAGCTTTGATCTGGTCTGTTTTGACCTGCAGGCCGCAACTGGAAGATTATGCGATACATACACGTTATCTAAAGGTGAATCTCGGGCTGTTTCGTTTTGATGTAAAAGAAGATCACTAGCTAGAGTAAGAAGTATCGCATCTTGTTTAGGCAGTGCAGACCTAGTGCAATCTGAGGTTTTATCTATGTGTTCGGCATCTGTTGCGACTGCACGAATACCGACAAATGACTTGTGAAAGTTCATAGTATTCTGCATTGTGTTCTTATCGACAAGATTATTGGAGCGACCTCGACTAGATCGGCTTGGAACTAGCACCTGAATCTGCAGGGCACAGTGCTTATAGGGTAACAAAGTCTCTGAATCATTCCATCACCTCCGAGACTCCGGTTTTATTCTCGACTTTGTGCTTGCATATATGGCTCAATGGCTGCCGTGTCTACAATTTATAGCATGGATAAGCTTAGACGCGATAATATTATGCTAGAACCAAATTTTCAGGATCAGGGAGACTGTCGTCCAAGGGAGAATGAACGGCAACCGTTTAATGAGATCGCCGGCTTGTCCTGCTCTCCTTCTCTGAACTGAAGATGAACCTGCATTGTCCTGAGCCTGACACAAACAATGCCTTTGATCGTGGTTCATTGGTCCGAAGCTGGAAATATTTTGGATACTTATCTTAATTGCTTAGTGCTTTTTTTATACTGATAATTGCTTAGTGCTTATAAGTTATACCACGAAAACTATGCAACATGTCTTTGcatgtattgatgtatgtttgTTTGGACTTTGAGACTCGAGAAACCCGAATGCAAGGGATAAACAAACTGATTGCTAATGCGCTTTCATGTTCAATTCACGTATCTGGTATCTACGTTTTCCTAGCCTATACACGAAACCTTGTGATTGTCACAGTTTGCGCCACCTTCGTCTTCCCCCTGtttccttcctcctcgtcgCTTGGCGCTTCCAGAAAAACCCCCGAggcgtctcgtctcgtctccgCCCGACACACCTTGAACCCTCGCGAGTCGCGACGACTGGAAAAGCAGGCAAGCGCAA encodes the following:
- the LOC101770145 gene encoding probable calcium-binding protein CML11 → MSDATTAPAVAAGAGDPAVDAAAHKPVAPSPETTRRGGSSVVAAISQAAQQQQQQQSRLDDDQLAELREIFRSFDRNADGSLTQLELGSLLRSLGLTPSADQLDALITRADTNSNGLVEFSEFVALVAPDLLADSSPYSEDQLRRLFAIFDRDGNGFITAAELAHSMARLGHALTVKELTGMIKEADTDGDGRINFQEFSRAITAAAFDNIFS